The Candidatus Neomarinimicrobiota bacterium genome segment CGCCATGGATTCGGTTCCGGGATTGGAGATCTCGGTAATACCGCATTGCTGTGCGATCTCCAGGCGGAAATCGCTCCGGTCGCGGATGAGCAGCTTCTCCGACCCACGGCAGCGGGCCACCTGGGCGATGAGGTTGCCGATCGGACCGGCGCCCAGTACGGCTACGCTCTTGCCGGCGAAGGCACCTGCCCGCCCGGTGGAGTGTACCGCCACCGCTGTGGGTTCCACCAGTGCTCCCTGCTCGAAGCTCATGGAGTCGGGGAAGGGAACGATTTTCTGCGGGGTGGTAAGAAACAGGTCCTGCGCGCAGCCGGGGGCCTGAAATCCTTCTACTCTCAGCACGTCACAAATGTTGTAATCCCCCCGGAGACAGGGCCCGCACTCGCCGCACACGATCTGCGGACGGGCCGTGCACTTCATCCCCGGTTGTATAGTGGTGATCCCCTCACCAACGGCTTCCACTATGGCTGAAAACTCATGTCCCTGAACCACCGGGTAGGAGGTGAAGGGATGCTTGCCATGGTTCACATGGATGTCCGAACCGCAAACGCCGATCCGCTGAATCCGCAACAGGATCTCGCCAGAACCCGGGGTCGGCTCCGGCACCTCCCGGAACTCAATCCTGCCTGGTGCGGTCATGACGGCTTGTCGCATGGTCTCCTCTCCTCTAATTCATCATTCAGTCAGGAGCTCACGTTTGTCTGACACGACTTGAGCATACCGACCTTCCATGAACTTCCCCCAATTCTCAGACAAATATTACGTCGAGATAGGAGGGCTTCCAACAGCCCAGCAACGCCGTTTCCCTTTGCCTTCCTACCGTCGGTAAAATAACTTAATCCACTGATTATTCAGACTTGAGTCCACTGGCTCGGTTGTAAGCCCGGCCTGCGGCGGGATTCAGCAACGGACTTTTGATACGCTTTGAGACGGGGAGAATAATCCCCACCTGTGCAGTAAAGTGTAGTTCGTCTCAGTATCGCAGTCCTATTTAGTAAGAGGTATACCCATGATTCGCCTAAGAATGTACAGATGTTTAGCACTTTTGATATGTCTATATCTTTTCTCGGGTTGTGGCAAGAAGAGCGATAGTGTGGCTTTCGATCCAACATCAATAACGGGTCCCTTCCGCTGGGATCGGGCCAGTGGCCAAACCATCAAACTACACCTGAATAAGCATCCTTTTACCGAATCCCTGCTGCCCATCCTGAGTGAATTTACCGGCTTGACGGGTATTGCGGTCGAGTACAGTATCTTATCCGAAGAGGAATATCGCGAAAAGATCATCATTGAACTCTCCAGCCGTTCCGGCTCGGTGGATGTCTTCATGACCGGTCCCTTTACCGCCTGGTCCTATGTACGGGCTGGCTGGCTGGAACCGCTCGATGACTATATGCATAATCCTGCCTTGACGAAAGAGGATTACGATCTGGATGATTTCTTCCCCGCCTTGCTTACGGGGAATAGATGGAATGGAAAACCGGGTTTCCGGAATTACGGCAAAGGCAGCCAATGGGCTATCCCGGTACAGGTGGAGACGTATATCCTTGCGTACCGCAAAGATTGGGCCGGGGAACTGAATCTTAGTCCGCCCAGGAATTATGAGGAGTACTATCGTTTCGCCCGG includes the following:
- a CDS encoding zinc-binding dehydrogenase — its product is MRQAVMTAPGRIEFREVPEPTPGSGEILLRIQRIGVCGSDIHVNHGKHPFTSYPVVQGHEFSAIVEAVGEGITTIQPGMKCTARPQIVCGECGPCLRGDYNICDVLRVEGFQAPGCAQDLFLTTPQKIVPFPDSMSFEQGALVEPTAVAVHSTGRAGAFAGKSVAVLGAGPIGNLIAQVARCRGSEKLLIRDRSDFRLEIAQQCGITEISNPGTESMAEASKRIFGDEGFDIAFEAAGVEAALDDAITSIRKGGTVVVVGVFDEKPQVDMAVVGDRELNLIGTLMYKHEDYERAVELIAGGNVITEPLVTRHFPFEQYASAYTFIDEQGDKTLKVMIDM